Within the Burkholderia sp. NRF60-BP8 genome, the region CGTCGGTGCTGCTGCTCGACGATCCGACGCGCGGCATCGACGTCGGCGCGAAGGCGGAAGTGCACGATCTCGTCAAACGGCTCGCCGACGACGGGCTCGCGGTCGTCGCGACGTCGTCGGAGATGGAAGAACTGCTCGAGCTCGCCGACCGGCTCGTGATCCTGCACGAAGGGGCGACGAGCGGCGAACTGCCGACGCGCGGCGCGAGCCCCGACGACGTGACCGCGTTGCTCGCGAACCAGACGTAACGCACCGCACATCGACCCGAGGATGAAGAAAGCGTGAATCTTGCCAACCTGATGAGCGAACCGGACCAGGCCCGTCGCACGTCGCGCCGCTCGCTGTTCGCGCAGGCACGCGACCACAGCGTGTATCTCGCGTTCGTCGCGCTCGCCGTCTTCAACCTGATCGTCACGCCCGGTTTCGCGAATCCGCTCGCCGCGCGCAGCCTGCTGTTCCAGGCCGCGCCGATCGTGCTGATCGCACTCGGGCAGAACCTCGCGATCGCCACGCGCGGGATCGACCTGTCGGTCGGCTCGGTGATGGCGCTCGCCAGCGCGATCATCGCGGTGTGCCTGCCGTACGGCATCGGCGCGGCGTTCGCGGCGGCGATCGCGGTCAGCCTCGCGGCCGGCCTGTTCAACGGCGGGCTCGTCGCGCGGCTCGGCATCGATCCGCTGATTTCCGGGCTGGCATTGCTGGTCGCCGCGCGCGGGCTCGCGCAGGCGTTGCTCGGCGGCTCGCGCGTGAGCCTGCCGCCGTCCGATGCGTTCGATTTCGTCGGCATCGGCACGTGGTTCGGGCTGCCGGTCGTGATGCTGATCGCGCTCGCGTGCGCGGCCATCGTGTTCTTCGTCGTGCGCAACACGACCTTCGGGCGCTACACGATTCTCGTCGGCGCGAGCCGCGATGCCGCGCATCTCGCCGGCGTGCCCGTGCGGCGCACGCTGCTGGCGGTCTATGCGGCCAGCGGTGCATTGGCCGGGCTGGCCGGCCTGTTCGCCACCGCGCGGCTCGGCGCGGGCGATCCGAACTACGTCGGCGTGAACTTCGAACTCGACGCGATCGCCGCGTCGGTGATCGGCGGCACGCCGCTGTCCGGCGGGCGCGTGTCGATCGTCGGCACCGTGTTCGGCGTGCTGCTGCTGCAACTGCTCGATGCCAGCTTCATCATGAACAACATCAGCTACACGTATGCGCAGATCCTGAAGGCCGCGTTCATCCTCGGCGCGTTGTACCTGCAACGTTCGGGAGCCTGACATGTCGACCGCGCCGATCTCCCCGCACGCCGCGCAAGATGCAGGCCGCGCGCGCCGCGCGCAGTTCGTCCGGCTCGTGCAGGCGCGGGGCGCGATCGCGATCCTCGTGCTCGTGTGCCTGATCGCCGGCCGCGTGTTTCCGCATTTCCTGAGCGCGCCGAACCTGCTCGACATCGTCGCGGCCGCCGCGTTCGTCGCGCTGATCACGATCGGGCAGAGCTTCGTGATCATCCTCGGCGGGTTCGACCTGTCGGTCGGCTCGCTCGTCGGGCTCGGCACCGTGATCGCCGCGTATGCGGCGCCGTATGGATGGGGCGCCGCGCTGGCCGCGCCCGTTGGCGTCGGGCTGATCGTCGGGCTCGTGAACGGCTGGCTGATCGCCCGCGCGCGGATGGCGCCGTTCATCGTCACGCTCGCCGCGCTGCTCGGGTTGAAAGGGCTGTCGCTCGTGCTCGCGAGCCAGGACATGCTGATCGCGAACCCCGGCTTCTTCGCGACGATCGCGAACGGCTCGCTGTTCGGCATCGGCAATCTCGTGTGGATCGTGCTCGTCGCGTATCTCGTCGCCGCGTTCGTGCTGAATCACACGCGCTACGGCGCGGGCGTGTTCGCGATCGGCGGAAACGAGGAGGCGGCGCGCATGCTCGGCGTGAACGTCGAAGGGCTCAAGGTCGTCACGTACGGGTTGAGCGGCGCGCTGGCGGGGCTGGCCGGTGCGCTGCTCGCGTCGCGGCTCGATTCGGGGTTGCCGGGCGCCGGCAACAGCTACGAGCTACAATCGATCGCGGCCGCGGTGATCGGCGGCGTGCTGCTGACGGGCGGCGTCGGCACGCTGTTCGGTCCGCTCGCGGGCGTGCTGCTGCTCGGCGTGATCGAGAACGTGATCAACCAGGTCGGCACGTTGAGCCCGTACTATCAGAACCTCGCGAGCGGTGCGTTCCTGCTGCTCGCGGTGATCGCGCAGACGCTGCTGACCGGCAAGCGGCGCAAGCGGTGACGCGCACGATGTCGTGCCGCCGCAAACTGGAACGCTAAATGCTTGTGTCGCGTCATCCTTTCGATGAAGGAGCACCGCGATGAGCACGCCGACCCCCACCGCTTTCTCCCACGTGAAGCCGCAGGACACCGCCTATCGGGGCGAAGGCCTGCGCGACTTCTTCCTGTACCGCGATCTCGGCATCGCCGCCGCGACGAACGGCAAGGTCGTCGCGCAACTCGTCAGGGCCAATCATGCACCGACGGCGGGCACCGGCTGGCACCGTCACGAGGCCGAATTCCATATCGTGATCATGCTGAAGGGCTGGGCGCGTTTCATGTATGGCGAACAGGAAACGCTGGTTGCGGCCGGCGACTGCGTGCACCAGGCGCCGGGGATCGTCCACTACCTGTTCGACTACTCGCCGGACATGGAATACCTGGAAATCGTCGGGCCTGCCGACTTCAAATCGATCGACGTCGACGGCCCGTGCGCGGTGCCGGAGCCGACGCCGTGGGGCGAAGCCGGTGCGTAGCTTGCCGGTGGGTGTGCGTTTTCGACGAACCGCCTGCATTCAGGCGGTTTTTTGTTTACCCGCTGACATCCGCGCACGGCTTTCCGCTTCCGTCCATTGATTCGAATTCCAAAGCGTCGCGAAGCTGAAGAATCGGAAAGAAAAGAAAGACGTTCGTCAGCTTCGCGTGTCGACAGGCGATGCGATGTCAAAGATCGTCAATTGCACGCAGGTGCGGTGCACGGCGTGTCGACGCCCGGCGTTAAGGAGGTACGGCCGGACCATCGGCTGACCTAACCGGGAGAGTGTCACCATGAACCGCATCGCGAAGATCCTGACCGCCACGGCACTGGCTTGCGCCGTGCTCGCACCGGCCCTGGCCGAAGCGCATTCGCACCGCGTGTGCCATTTCGATCATCACCACCATCGCGTGTGCCGCTGGGTGCGGTAACCGTCGCCGTTCCCGGGGATGACGCCCCGGACGCTTTCATCATTCAGGCAAATCAGGAGAGGACCATGAAAAAAACGATGTTGATCGCCGCGCTGGTCGCCGGCATGGGTGTGTCGATCGGTGCGTTCGCGCAGGTTCCGGCCAGCGCGCCGGCCGGCACGACCGGGCTGTGCAAAGACGGCTCGTTCTACTCGGGCGCATCGAAGAAGGGCGCATGCGCGGGCCACAAGGGCGTGAAGACGTGGTACGGCGCATCGGCCGCTGCCGCGGCGAGCGCACCGGCCGCGGCGCCGGCAACGGCGGCTTCCGCTGCGCCGGCATCGGGCGCAGCGCCGGCGAAGAGCGCGGCCACGACGGCCGCGGCGCCGGGCGGCGGCGCGGGCAAGGTGTGGGCGAACGACAGCACGAAGGTCTATCACTGCTCGACCGACAAGTACTACGGCAAGACGAAGCACGGCAGCTACATGTCGGAAGCCGACGCGAAGGCGAAGGGCTACCACGCGTCGCACGGCAAGGCTTGCTCGTAACGAGCAGGCTGGGCGCGCGAGCGGTTTCGCTCGTGCGCCGTCTGTGCTGAAGCAAACATCGCCCCGCCTCTCCGGCGGGGCGATTCACTGTGGCGCCAGCCGCGTTCAGTGCGCGTGATCCGATTGCGTTTCGGCCGCCGCGTCGACCGCGGATGCCCGTGCATCGAGCAGCGCGCGCAGCGTGACGTAGTGCGCGCCGCTCGTGTCGCGTTGCGCATCCGCGGTGCGATCGTACGGCTCGTTGTCGTGGATCGTCGCCCGCACGATCGGATAGATCTGCGTTTCCCACCGGCTGCCGTTGAACACGCCGTAGTGCCCCACGCCCGTTTGTACATGGTGCGTCTTCAGGTACGACGGCAACCCCGAACACAATTCCTGCGCGGCCACTGTCTGACCCACGGCGCAGATATCGTCCTTCTCGCCTTCGATCGTCAACAGCGCGGTGCGATGAATCGCCGCCGGTTCGACGAGCGTGTCGCCCACCGCCAGCTCGCCGCGCGCGAGCGCGTACTGCTGGAATACCTTCTCGACCGTTTCCAGATAGAACTCCGCGGTGAGGTCCGCCGTCGCGAAATATTCGTCGTAGAAGTGCCGCAACGTGTCGGCTTTCGCGGGGTCGCCTTTCGCGCGTTCGTAGTACAGATCGGCGAACGACGCCGCATGCCGGTCCGGGTTCATCGACATGAACGCGCCGACCTGCACGAAGCCCGGATACACGCACCGCTGCGCGCCGATGAAACCCGCCGGCACCACGCTGATCAGGTTGC harbors:
- a CDS encoding ABC transporter permease, with translation MNLANLMSEPDQARRTSRRSLFAQARDHSVYLAFVALAVFNLIVTPGFANPLAARSLLFQAAPIVLIALGQNLAIATRGIDLSVGSVMALASAIIAVCLPYGIGAAFAAAIAVSLAAGLFNGGLVARLGIDPLISGLALLVAARGLAQALLGGSRVSLPPSDAFDFVGIGTWFGLPVVMLIALACAAIVFFVVRNTTFGRYTILVGASRDAAHLAGVPVRRTLLAVYAASGALAGLAGLFATARLGAGDPNYVGVNFELDAIAASVIGGTPLSGGRVSIVGTVFGVLLLQLLDASFIMNNISYTYAQILKAAFILGALYLQRSGA
- a CDS encoding ABC transporter permease; the encoded protein is MSTAPISPHAAQDAGRARRAQFVRLVQARGAIAILVLVCLIAGRVFPHFLSAPNLLDIVAAAAFVALITIGQSFVIILGGFDLSVGSLVGLGTVIAAYAAPYGWGAALAAPVGVGLIVGLVNGWLIARARMAPFIVTLAALLGLKGLSLVLASQDMLIANPGFFATIANGSLFGIGNLVWIVLVAYLVAAFVLNHTRYGAGVFAIGGNEEAARMLGVNVEGLKVVTYGLSGALAGLAGALLASRLDSGLPGAGNSYELQSIAAAVIGGVLLTGGVGTLFGPLAGVLLLGVIENVINQVGTLSPYYQNLASGAFLLLAVIAQTLLTGKRRKR
- a CDS encoding cupin domain-containing protein — protein: MSTPTPTAFSHVKPQDTAYRGEGLRDFFLYRDLGIAAATNGKVVAQLVRANHAPTAGTGWHRHEAEFHIVIMLKGWARFMYGEQETLVAAGDCVHQAPGIVHYLFDYSPDMEYLEIVGPADFKSIDVDGPCAVPEPTPWGEAGA
- a CDS encoding HHHH-motif protein — its product is MNRIAKILTATALACAVLAPALAEAHSHRVCHFDHHHHRVCRWVR
- a CDS encoding DUF3761 domain-containing protein; translation: MKKTMLIAALVAGMGVSIGAFAQVPASAPAGTTGLCKDGSFYSGASKKGACAGHKGVKTWYGASAAAAASAPAAAPATAASAAPASGAAPAKSAATTAAAPGGGAGKVWANDSTKVYHCSTDKYYGKTKHGSYMSEADAKAKGYHASHGKACS